GACAAGAAATGGATCTCTTTGATGATTTGCTTGATATCGTCTGGGGATTCATCCAAATTGACCACTTTGATTGCCACCAATCTATTTGTTGAAACTTGTTGTGCCCTATAGACATCACCAAAATTGCCTCTTCCAATACATTTTGATAACACATAATTTGAGCTTTGTCCGCTCAGTGGTGAAGATGATGAGATATACGGGGAATCGAGTGGAACTGTCTGTTTCTTATCTTTAATGATTCTCATGATGAACGTATCTTCAAGTTTTTaagaaaaatacaaaaagaGATTTTTTGtagttgattttgaattgtgaattttgtttgtggaaaatttttgaagCGTATGGAGAGTATTTTTGCAACTAAAACCCCcagaattaaaaaaaaagaaatgaacacaaaaaaataaaactagGAAAGCCCAATATAGATACGAAAATTAAACATTAATtaatcattattaacaaacattaaagaattatttaCTTATATAGAATATACACACTTATGTGTGTTAGAAGCAaccatattttttttaaatttttttattttttcatttcaagCTATGACACCTTAACTTGCTTTGCCTCCACTTAATTTCAAACTCCGAATTTTCCAGTATTCCACTGCTGCATCAGTCAACCCCAAATCTTCCTTTTGCAAATCTTTGATATGTTGAGAAACTTTACACCCATTTAAAATTAACAACTCcgaaataataaacaactTTTTGGGTTTATACCCTAATTCACGATCATGCTCCtctttgatttcaatatattttctCAAGGAATATTCAAATAACGTAATCACCAAATATTCGTTTCTATTAGGTATgtttatttgaatattcaaattgatatcAGCACCACAAAGAATATATTTTAATGCGTCGGGGACattgattttttgtataGCTTTGATTAAAAGGTTATCAATATCAGGAATAATAGACttgtattttttcaattgatatttgtTTCTAATAAAATTCAACCTGgtttcattatcaacatcaCAAGTGATTTTTTCCTTTGAAGGTAAGTTTTCTTCCAAGTATGAGTTTACTACCCGattattaatatatttcaataaCAATTCAGTTTCATTCTCAAACTTGTCCATTTTCAAGGATCTTATTCTGGTGATGTGTGAACCTATATTTCGATGACACGAAGCACAATTAATACAAAAGCATGTTAAagtatttattgaaatccATTCTACCAGTTCCGCTGAGCCACAATCAATACAAATACTATTATCACTATCAGGTGCAGAACGGACCATTTGCAAATAGTCCTTTTCAATTGGTGGTGCCTTTGATGTTAAGGAAATAGGTGAAATTGATCTATCTTGCCCAGGAATTATAGGTTTATCCTTAAACTCGGTGATTAGCTTGCCTAtagttttctttcttcccTCCTGCGATAACGATTTGGCATGAGCTTGTTCCAATCTTTTCgtattaatcaattgccCAGCATTGTGTAATGCCTTCACCCATTTATTACggtcatcattatcaaaagCTTGAAACACGTGCTTTGAACCCGTGGAAGTTAATACCTCAAAACAGAATTGCCTTTTATCGTGAGTTATTGCCTTTACATTTGCCAAAGCTATTTCTAttggtttatttattggagTTCTGCCTTTTCTCCAATCAGCATACTCTATTAATTGACCTTTCTTCAAAACCACCCATTCCTTATGCCATCCTTGTTTTTTCTGTCCTCCTAAAGTGAATAAGATTCCCGATTTCTCTGAATCGTCAGGaccaatttcattatcagGGGGTTTACTATCATTAAATATTAGATCCCAGTTCTCTTTTGTGATAATGAACTCATCAATACTGGAAGTGACAAGATTGTGTGGAGAGGCTGTCGATGTAGAAGGAGAGCTGCTACTGGTGGAGACCAGTTTATGATTTAGTCTGTTGCATCGAATCAAATTAGTCAACTCTTCGTTAGTTTGACAAGCCTCAATCATCTGTCTAAATTGATATCTCTCACTGTTAAATCTTAGCAACACATTcatatatatttgataattatcACCAAGAAGATTCTGGTTAGATTTCTTATCCTTGAAACTATGGTAATCCAATAACCGTGGATAACGTGGATCATATTTtaaattaagaaatttgaaaaagttttcaaGTACTTCATTCacatattgattatttgtaACTTTTGTTAAGCTGTTCAagtaatcaaattttgataattcaaaaacttttcttttggcTAATAGCTTCAGTTCTGGTcgttctttttcatttgaaaGGTATTTATTTAGCCAACTATAATATTCTTTCGAGTCTGCttcaaatttcttttgtagCTCCAAATAAACAGCACTCGAATCAATTTGAGTAAACCCGATATTGGCatatattttattcaaaagtTTATGATCACAAACATtctcaaaaaagaaattgagaTTCTTTTCAAATGGCTCAAACATGGCTTTAAATACTATGTGGAAATCCAGTTTGAATCCAAACTCTTTCAACAAAGATGTAGATTCAAGATCAACAATCTGATCTATAGTATCCATtactttgatttttgaaGTTGTCACCCTCCTAACGTTGGATTCCAATACCCTAAATTCGTCAACTAAATTAGAATATATTTTCTTAGCCCAGGGGATATTATTTTCCAATCGCGTCAATGTTTTTCTGAACTCGGGCCCATCCTCAATATCAATCTTAAACTCCTTTCTGAAATCACCCAAACTAAACAATTTGCTTTCTGGTGATTTTTCTTCCAATGGTTGGCCCTTTGTTGCCAAAGAAAACAGTGAGCGGTTTATCGGCGTTTCAACAGGAGCTAGTTTATCGATCCATACACTAAAATTAAGAAAGTGACGAAACTCATTGGACGTTGAATCATGTTCCCATAAAGAAATGTTCAATTTGGTATTATTCACAATTTTGGGGTCGAAAAAATCgttaattattattttttggaaactatggttattttcttctattgGTAATTTCCTATACTCCAACTTTGACAATTCAGTCATGGGTTTATCTTGGGTGTTATCATCATACAACTGATTTTTCAAGACATCAACATCTGTCACGCCCCTTGATTTCACAATAATTAACGATCGTGACTCGAATCCAACGACCGGTTTGATGGAAACatgtaatttcaatttattaaactcTGGACTTATCTTAATTAACAATGGAAACTGtgatttttcatcatcatcaggattttcaatatatgAAGCCAATTGGAGAACTATTTGCTGTGTGTTTGTGTATATGGTGTTAAATGTGTCAACCTGTTTTTTCTCATTTAGGGCAATCACAGATCTTTTGGAGTCCAATTCATCCGTAAAACTCAATTTATTTAGAGTGACACATGTATCATCTTCCTGATAATAGGGAAACGAGATCTGAGAAAGCAATTCCATTTCTGTGAGAGTGTTTGAATCTGATTGCTAACCTTGTAGTTggtgttattttttttatttacttttgtttcaatttattggtCTCTAATGTCTGGCTgttttttaaagttttttttttcctctcTCTTTTTcgttttaatttgtttgcTACAAAAATAGTAGCGCAAGTGGCTAAACTATATTTATATGCACATATGGTAGCCACgaatataaacaaaaagaaaccaatGATGTTCTATTGGTCATGCGTAGACTAGAAGTGATGGGTCAGATTAGATGCTTATATCATGACAACAGATAATTAAAGCCTTCACCAAACAACCATTGACGACAAAGTcgaaaaatcaatataataattgtagATGTTAATTAAGTTAATGTGAGCTATAAACTCTTATCTAGATAGATGACTCTATTGTATTGGTAATTTTTTATAgtttttatataattttgCAAGGTTTGTGTAATGGAAGAGAACAACACTTGCCATTGAAagtatattatttatagataggatttgaatttttggCTTTATGGGGCTTCTGTTTTACGTGCCTGAATTATGTTGGCAATCCCACCCAACAATTCTTTACCAGCGGCGCGTCTTTTCTAACCgatcacaacaacaaactaCATGTGCATTTATTATGTTTTGCAGAACTTACAATTGCCCAAACTTTCATGTTGCTGTTTTATTGTATCACCTCATACTCTTCACAAGAATGAATACTTGTGCATTACTGAAACATGGAGTGACGAAACCAAATTAAACCcctatttatttattgtgACAAATTCTCGACTAAAAAAGTGTGGGAGACACAAAGAGGAATAATACAAGCAAACAACGACAATAaccaacttttttttttttctccatttgaattttgaattgaattcgGTTAtacaatttcaacaacaacaacagatcaaaatttttaggaaaaacgaaaaaatCACCGGATTAGGTTAGATTGATAGACCCAAAAATTTccccaaattttttttttttttgctttattctattatatataaatacttctttttctctatCAAAGAACACGGTAGCTGTCACCCATTGGTTATTATACTTCAATTGTATCTTTCCAATTTATACAGACTATTGCATCGTTGCTTGCTAAAATAATGGTGCTTTCATATATACTTGAAAAAATACCAGTAGTGACTGAAGATCCATTTTTACAATATAGACCATTCCCTGAAGTTCCAAAAACTCtatttcaaaaacattGGCATGAAATCTTTGCTTCATTTAcgttttattttattatccAACAATTGTCTGGTCCAATATTCTCCATAATAATGGGTCCACGGTACACCAAGTTATCTAGATCCACCAGAGTGAATTTTGACGTTCATGTAACTTCCATGGTGCAATGCTTTGTTTCATTTGCACTTATGGTCCCTCATTTGAACAACCCACACTGGGTAAACAGATTAAACGATCCAGCCAATTCATTACTAGGCTCAACTGATTTTGGTGGATTAGTCTGTGCACTTACCGTGGGATACTTTATTTGGGATCTTTACGTGTGCGCTAAGtacttttctttgtttggAGTTGGGTTTTTATTTCACGGATTTGCTGCAATGTACGCTTTTGCAACAGGGTTTGTTCCATATTGTCAACCATGGGCCGGACCATTTTTAACCTTTGAGTTGAGTACTCCATTCGTCAATATTAACTGGTTTGCATCCAAGTTGCCAGCAGGAACTTTTTCAGAAAAGACAATAATTATTAACGGGATATTACTCATGGTGACCTTCTTTATCGTGCGTATAGTTTGGGGGTTTTATGCTGTTTCCCAACTTGCGGTTGACATGTTGGCTTCGTTGGACCAAGTGAATAAATTATTGCCGATCTCATTGTTGGTTTTGAACTTTTTACTTAACAGTCTTAACGTATTCTGGTTTTATAAAATGGTGATGATAGCCAGGAAAAAGGCAAGGGGTCAAGAGTCAACTAGAGAAGCAGCTAAGGAAGTTAGAGagaaaatagaataaaGGGTCCTTATTAGTATTCTCCGTCATTCTGTTGgtgatcaattgaaatctCATGCATCAAGTATGTAAGATAAACAGTCGTGTATAAGATGTTAAAAAAAGGACTTAAGTATGTAGTGTATTTTTATCCAAAATTATCATGGAggtttttcctttcttttcttttgtatCTCAAACTTGAAACTCTCACAGTTTAATtctacaccaagaagtttgttgtcgttgttaATCTTGTTGCCATTCGATTTTCTttactttttattttattttattttcttgtctctctttcttcctttttcttcttgtgcCTCAATTAACTACTTCTACAGTCGAACAGAGAAGTATAGATTTCAGTTGGTAcatatttctattttttgtattgtaAACGACTTTAacagagagagagagatCATACATTCACAATAATatatacatttttttttgtttgtttgttccCGTGTCATCAATTTacttcttgtttttttttattatttaatttcttgagTATTTTCTTCTCACACCGATAAGTCAGACAGCAACTCAACTACTTATAATTATGAATAACGAATACGactatttatttaaattattattgattggtGATTCAGGTGTCGGTAAATCCTGTTTGTTATTGAGATTTGCTGACGACACATATACACCAGATTATATTTCTACCATTGgtgttgattttaaaatcagAACCATCGAGTTGGACGGCAAAACTATCAAATTACAAATCTGGGACACTGCTGGTCAAGAAAGGTTTAGAACTATCACTTCTTCCTATTATAGAGGGGCACATGGTATCATTATCGTGTACGATGTGACTGACCAGgaatcatttaataatgtCAAACAATGGTTACAAGAAATCGACCGTTATGCCACAGGTGGTGTCatgaaattattagttGGTAATAAGGCTGATTTGTCTGATAAAAAAATCGTCGAATATACTGCTGCTAAAGAATTTGCTGATGCCTTGGACAT
This genomic stretch from Candida albicans SC5314 chromosome 1, complete sequence harbors:
- the AGE1 gene encoding Age1p (Putative GTPase activator; induced in low iron; rat catheter biofilm repressed), giving the protein MELLSQISFPYYQEDDTCVTLNKLSFTDELDSKRSVIALNEKKQVDTFNTIYTNTQQIVLQLASYIENPDDDEKSQFPLLIKISPEFNKLKLHVSIKPVVGFESRSLIIVKSRGVTDVDVLKNQLYDDNTQDKPMTELSKLEYRKLPIEENNHSFQKIIINDFFDPKIVNNTKLNISLWEHDSTSNEFRHFLNFSVWIDKLAPVETPINRSSFSLATKGQPLEEKSPESKLFSLGDFRKEFKIDIEDGPEFRKTLTRLENNIPWAKKIYSNLVDEFRVLESNVRRVTTSKIKVMDTIDQIVDLESTSLLKEFGFKSDFHIVFKAMFEPFEKNLNFFFENVCDHKLLNKIYANIGFTQIDSSAVYLELQKKFEADSKEYYSWLNKYLSNEKERPESKLLAKRKVFELSKFDYLNSLTKVTNNQYVNEVLENFFKFLNLKYDPRYPRLLDYHSFKDKKSNQNLLGDNYQIYMNVLLRFNSERYQFRQMIEACQTNEELTNLIRCNRLNHKSVSTSSSSPSTSTASPHNLVTSSIDEFIITKENWDLIFNDSKPPDNEIGPDDSEKSGILFTLGGQKKQGWHKEWVVLKKGQLIEYADWRKGRTPINKPIEIALANVKAITHDKRQFCFEVLTSTGSKHVFQAFDNDDRNKWVKALHNAGQLINTKRLEQAHAKSLSQEGRKKTIGKLITEFKDKPIIPGQDRSISPISLTSKAPPIEKDYLQMVRSAPDSDNSICIDCGSAESVEWISINTLTCFCINCASCHRNIGSHITRIRSLKMDKFENETELLLKYINNRVVNSYLEENLPSKEKITCDVDNETRLNFIRNKYQLKKYKSIIPDIDNLLIKAIQKINVPDALKYILCGADINLNIQINIPNRNEYLVITLFEYSLRKYIEIKEEHDRELGYKPKKLFIISELLILNGCKVSQHIKDLQKEDLGLTDAAVEYWKIRSLKLSGGKAS
- a CDS encoding uncharacterized protein (Protein of unknown function; S. pombe ortholog SPAC17A2.02c plays a role in resistance to cadmium; colony morphology-related gene regulation by Ssn6; Spider biofilm repressed); this translates as MVLSYILEKIPVVTEDPFLQYRPFPEVPKTLFQKHWHEIFASFTFYFIIQQLSGPIFSIIMGPRYTKLSRSTRVNFDVHVTSMVQCFVSFALMVPHLNNPHWVNRLNDPANSLLGSTDFGGLVCALTVGYFIWDLYVCAKYFSLFGVGFLFHGFAAMYAFATGFVPYCQPWAGPFLTFELSTPFVNINWFASKLPAGTFSEKTIIINGILLMVTFFIVRIVWGFYAVSQLAVDMLASLDQVNKLLPISLLVLNFLLNSLNVFWFYKMVMIARKKARGQESTREAAKEVREKIE
- the YPT1 gene encoding Rab family GTPase (Functional homolog of S. cerevisiae Ypt1p, which is an essential small Ras-type GTPase involved in protein secretion at ER-to-Golgi; dominant-negative mutation causes SAP secretion defect and accumulation of intracellular secretory vesicles), giving the protein MNNEYDYLFKLLLIGDSGVGKSCLLLRFADDTYTPDYISTIGVDFKIRTIELDGKTIKLQIWDTAGQERFRTITSSYYRGAHGIIIVYDVTDQESFNNVKQWLQEIDRYATGGVMKLLVGNKADLSDKKIVEYTAAKEFADALDIPFLETSALSSTNVEQAFYTMARQIKAQMTNNANAGNAANAKGKSNVNLRGESLTSNQSNSCC